The following coding sequences are from one Mesorhizobium onobrychidis window:
- the moaA gene encoding GTP 3',8-cyclase MoaA produces MDMIDPFGRTISYLRVSVTDRCDFRCTYCMAEDMAFLPKKDLLSLEELDRLCTVFIEKGVRKLRLTGGEPLVRKNIMHLVRQISRHLESGALEELTLTTNGSQLSRFAADLADCGVKRINVSLDTLDPEKFRQITRWGNLDKVMDGIDAAQAAGLKVKLNAVALKDFNDAELPEMLRWAHGRGMELTVIETMPMGEIDADRTDQYLPLSLLRAALERQFTLTDIPYKTGGPARYVHVAETGGRLGFITPMTHNFCESCNRVRLTCTGTLYMCLGQEDAADLRAPLRASEGNELVADAIDEAIGRKPKGHDFIIDRRTNRPSVSRHMSVTGG; encoded by the coding sequence ATGGACATGATCGATCCTTTTGGTCGCACGATCAGCTATCTGCGCGTGTCGGTCACCGACCGCTGCGACTTCCGCTGTACCTATTGCATGGCCGAGGACATGGCGTTCCTTCCCAAGAAGGATCTGCTGTCGCTGGAAGAGCTCGACCGACTATGCACGGTTTTCATCGAAAAGGGCGTCAGGAAACTGCGTCTTACCGGCGGCGAGCCGCTGGTGCGCAAGAACATCATGCATCTGGTGCGTCAGATTTCGCGTCATCTCGAGAGCGGCGCTCTGGAAGAACTGACGCTGACCACCAACGGCTCGCAGCTTTCGCGCTTTGCCGCTGATCTCGCCGATTGCGGGGTCAAGCGCATCAACGTCTCGCTCGACACGCTGGACCCGGAAAAATTCCGCCAGATTACCCGCTGGGGCAATCTCGACAAGGTCATGGACGGCATCGACGCCGCGCAGGCAGCGGGGCTGAAGGTAAAGCTCAATGCGGTGGCGCTGAAGGATTTCAATGACGCCGAGCTGCCGGAGATGCTGCGCTGGGCGCACGGCCGCGGCATGGAGTTGACGGTCATCGAAACCATGCCGATGGGCGAGATCGACGCCGACCGCACCGACCAGTATCTGCCGCTGTCGCTGCTGCGCGCAGCACTTGAGCGGCAGTTCACGCTGACCGATATCCCCTACAAGACCGGTGGTCCGGCCCGCTACGTCCACGTCGCCGAGACTGGTGGCAGGCTCGGCTTCATCACGCCGATGACGCATAATTTCTGCGAGAGCTGCAACCGCGTCCGGCTGACCTGCACCGGCACGCTCTATATGTGCCTCGGCCAGGAGGATGCCGCCGATCTGCGCGCGCCGTTGCGTGCATCCGAAGGCAATGAACTGGTCGCCGACGCCATCGATGAAGCCATTGGCCGCAAGCCCAAGGGCCATGATTTCATCATCGACCGCCGTACCAACCGTCCCTCGGTGTCGCGGCACATGAGTGTCACCGGCGGCTGA
- the mobB gene encoding molybdopterin-guanine dinucleotide biosynthesis protein B, with translation MMRRVFGITGWKNSGKTTLTEKLVAELVRRGWKVSTVKHAHHDFDIDKPGADSFRHRQAGATEVAIVSDRRWALMHELRDEDEPTLDAILSRLGTSDIVLVEGYKREAHSKIETRRLEAKDLAPLSANDPHIVAIAADFAIADESLPVFDLDDTKSIADFIERATGLTR, from the coding sequence ATGATGAGACGCGTCTTCGGTATCACCGGTTGGAAGAATTCCGGCAAGACGACACTAACCGAAAAGCTGGTCGCCGAACTCGTTCGGCGTGGTTGGAAAGTCTCGACGGTGAAACACGCCCATCATGATTTCGACATCGACAAGCCGGGAGCGGACAGCTTTCGCCACCGACAGGCCGGAGCCACGGAAGTCGCCATCGTGTCGGACAGGCGCTGGGCCCTGATGCACGAATTGCGCGACGAGGACGAGCCGACGCTGGACGCGATCCTGTCGCGGCTCGGCACCTCCGACATCGTGCTGGTCGAAGGTTACAAGCGCGAGGCGCACAGCAAGATCGAGACGCGGCGTCTGGAGGCTAAGGACCTGGCACCGCTTTCGGCAAATGATCCGCATATCGTCGCCATCGCCGCCGACTTCGCCATAGCGGACGAAAGCCTGCCTGTCTTCGATCTCGACGACACGAAATCGATAGCCGACTTCATCGAGCGCGCGACAGGTTTGACGCGCTGA
- a CDS encoding MarR family winged helix-turn-helix transcriptional regulator has product MNIKQELPWDNPRFRNWVAVARACHVLERTLAVKLAPLDLKPAQLDVLMNLYRHPGMSQHDLARRLLVGRSNITMLLPQLETRGLLRREGDQKDKRVLRLILTEAGTELLMQALKVHMALIEKAMSQSTPEQCDMIGEQMRKIADVLKEA; this is encoded by the coding sequence ATGAACATTAAACAAGAGCTACCCTGGGACAACCCGCGTTTTCGCAACTGGGTCGCGGTGGCGCGCGCCTGCCATGTGCTGGAGCGCACGCTGGCGGTGAAGCTCGCGCCGCTGGACTTGAAGCCGGCGCAACTCGACGTGCTGATGAACCTGTACCGCCATCCCGGCATGTCGCAGCACGATCTCGCCCGCCGACTGCTGGTCGGCCGCTCCAACATCACCATGCTTTTGCCGCAACTCGAGACACGCGGCCTGCTGCGCCGCGAAGGCGATCAGAAAGACAAGCGGGTGCTGCGACTGATCTTGACCGAAGCCGGCACGGAACTGCTGATGCAGGCGCTGAAGGTCCATATGGCGCTGATCGAGAAAGCGATGAGCCAGTCGACGCCGGAGCAATGCGACATGATCGGCGAGCAGATGCGCAAGATTGCCGACGTGCTCAAGGAAGCGTGA
- a CDS encoding DMT family transporter codes for MLLSPNLRGALFMVVAMIGFTLNDAITKVSSESMNMAQVMLIRGAFASLFVGLLAWQRGALALPGSMLQPMVAVRVAGEAGATVSFLIALAHLPIANVSAVLQALPLAVTMGAALVFNEGVGWRRWLAIAIGFAGVLIIVRPGFEGFSIYSLLALACVACCAVRDLATKRIPQAIPTLLVSTTTALAMTMLGAALLLPMGGWTPMTGESTAFLALAAVLVVIGYQFIIMAMRVGDISFIAPFRYTALLWSILLGLFIFGDVPDLPMILGAIVIVGSGLYALYRERIVGRRKTAAESAGPDMAPDGI; via the coding sequence TTGCTTCTTTCCCCAAATCTTCGCGGCGCGCTGTTCATGGTGGTGGCCATGATTGGTTTCACCCTCAACGACGCGATCACCAAAGTCTCGTCGGAATCCATGAACATGGCGCAGGTCATGCTGATCCGCGGTGCCTTCGCTTCGCTTTTCGTGGGCCTGCTTGCCTGGCAACGCGGTGCGCTTGCCCTGCCCGGCTCGATGCTGCAACCGATGGTTGCGGTGCGCGTCGCCGGCGAAGCCGGTGCTACCGTGTCGTTTCTCATCGCCCTTGCCCATCTGCCGATTGCCAATGTCTCGGCCGTGCTGCAGGCGCTGCCGCTGGCCGTGACGATGGGCGCAGCACTTGTGTTCAACGAAGGCGTCGGCTGGCGGCGCTGGCTGGCCATCGCCATCGGTTTTGCCGGCGTGCTGATCATCGTGCGACCAGGCTTCGAGGGGTTCAGCATCTATTCGCTGCTGGCGCTGGCCTGTGTCGCCTGTTGTGCGGTGCGTGACCTGGCCACCAAGCGGATACCGCAAGCCATTCCGACATTGCTGGTGTCGACCACCACGGCACTCGCCATGACAATGCTCGGCGCGGCGCTGCTTTTGCCAATGGGCGGGTGGACACCGATGACGGGTGAAAGCACGGCGTTCCTGGCATTGGCGGCAGTGCTCGTGGTCATCGGTTACCAGTTCATCATCATGGCGATGCGGGTGGGCGACATCTCGTTCATCGCGCCGTTCCGCTACACAGCCCTGCTCTGGTCGATCCTGCTTGGCCTGTTCATCTTCGGCGACGTCCCCGACCTGCCGATGATCCTCGGCGCCATCGTCATCGTCGGCTCCGGCCTCTACGCACTTTACCGCGAACGGATCGTCGGCCGGCGAAAGACAGCCGCCGAAAGCGCTGGACCTGATATGGCGCCGGACGGCATATAG
- a CDS encoding pyridoxamine 5'-phosphate oxidase family protein — protein MSVITTVEQLEALYGLPGETSLVKELDHVIPEYAAFIEASPFAALATSGPEGLDCSPRGDLAGFVRIHDPKTLMMPDRRGNNRADSLKNIIRDPRVGLLFLVPGSGTTLRVNGRAHITTDAALCASFGVDGRPARSVTVIDVDSVYFQCARAVHRSELWNPARHVDPKSLPTPGKILEITSRKGVDGEAYDKEWPERAKKSMW, from the coding sequence ATGTCCGTCATCACCACGGTCGAACAGCTCGAAGCACTCTATGGCCTGCCCGGCGAGACCTCGTTGGTCAAGGAACTCGACCATGTGATCCCCGAATACGCCGCCTTCATCGAGGCCTCGCCTTTTGCCGCGCTCGCGACCAGCGGGCCGGAAGGGCTGGATTGCTCGCCGCGCGGCGATCTCGCCGGCTTCGTCCGCATCCACGATCCGAAAACCCTGATGATGCCGGACCGGCGCGGCAACAACCGTGCCGATTCGCTAAAAAACATCATTCGCGATCCGCGCGTCGGCCTGTTGTTCCTGGTCCCAGGCTCCGGCACGACGCTACGCGTCAACGGCCGCGCCCACATCACCACGGACGCCGCGCTCTGTGCCTCGTTCGGCGTCGACGGCCGACCGGCGCGTTCGGTCACGGTCATCGATGTCGATTCGGTCTATTTCCAGTGCGCTCGCGCCGTCCATCGGTCGGAACTGTGGAACCCGGCGAGGCATGTCGACCCGAAGTCGCTGCCGACACCTGGAAAAATCCTGGAAATCACCAGCCGGAAAGGCGTTGACGGCGAGGCATACGACAAGGAATGGCCGGAGCGCGCGAAAAAGTCGATGTGGTGA
- a CDS encoding NAD(P)-dependent oxidoreductase, with translation MASVAFLGLGVMGYPMAGHLRNKGGHYVTVYNRTKAKAEQWVAQHGGSVANTPAEAADGKDFVFSCVGNDDDLRAVTIGAEGAFQSMKKGAIFIDNTTASAEVARELAEKAQVRGFSFLDAPVSGGQAGAENGVLTVMVGGEQKAFDKAKPVIDAYARMVGLMGPAGSGQLTKMINQICIAGLVQGLAEGIHFGKKAGLDIEKVIEVISKGAAGSWQMENRHKTMNAGKYDFGFAVDWMRKDLGICLAEADRNGAKLPVTALVDQFYKDVQGMGGKRWDTSSLLARLEK, from the coding sequence ATGGCATCGGTGGCATTTCTCGGTCTTGGCGTCATGGGCTATCCAATGGCCGGACATCTCAGGAACAAGGGCGGCCACTACGTCACCGTCTATAACCGCACCAAGGCAAAGGCCGAGCAATGGGTTGCCCAGCATGGCGGGAGTGTCGCCAACACGCCGGCTGAAGCGGCTGACGGCAAGGACTTTGTCTTTTCCTGTGTTGGCAATGATGACGACCTGCGCGCGGTGACGATTGGAGCCGAGGGTGCGTTCCAGTCGATGAAGAAGGGAGCCATCTTCATCGACAACACCACGGCCTCGGCTGAAGTTGCGCGCGAACTGGCTGAGAAGGCGCAAGTGCGCGGTTTCTCGTTCCTCGACGCACCGGTCTCCGGCGGTCAGGCCGGCGCCGAAAACGGCGTGCTGACCGTCATGGTCGGCGGCGAACAGAAAGCCTTCGACAAAGCAAAGCCCGTCATCGATGCCTATGCCCGCATGGTCGGGCTGATGGGTCCGGCCGGCTCCGGCCAGCTCACCAAGATGATCAACCAGATCTGCATCGCCGGTCTTGTCCAAGGGCTGGCCGAGGGCATCCATTTCGGCAAGAAGGCCGGGCTCGACATCGAAAAAGTCATCGAGGTGATCTCCAAGGGCGCGGCCGGCTCATGGCAGATGGAGAACCGCCACAAGACGATGAATGCCGGCAAATATGATTTCGGCTTCGCCGTCGACTGGATGCGCAAGGATCTCGGCATCTGCCTGGCGGAGGCCGACCGCAACGGCGCCAAGCTGCCGGTGACGGCACTTGTCGACCAATTCTACAAGGATGTGCAGGGGATGGGCGGCAAACGCTGGGATACGTCCTCTTTGCTGGCGCGATTGGAAAAGTAG
- a CDS encoding TetR/AcrR family transcriptional regulator yields the protein MPERGRPRTFDRTAALRRAMEVFWAKGYEGASMSELTAAMGINSPSLYAAFGSKEALFLEAVELYTQVEGTDIWSALEKSPTARQAVERFLRQTAKAYSQTDRPQGCLIALGALHQDSSRGAICDDLRRRRAENRAALLRRLKRGVAEGELPENFDCRTAATFYATVQHGMSIQARDGASRTALLATVAGAMAAWKVMAGTDAA from the coding sequence ATGCCCGAACGAGGCCGTCCCCGCACCTTCGATCGAACCGCTGCCTTGCGGCGCGCAATGGAGGTGTTTTGGGCCAAGGGCTACGAGGGCGCATCGATGAGCGAGCTGACCGCGGCGATGGGCATCAACTCGCCCAGCCTCTACGCCGCGTTCGGCAGCAAGGAAGCGCTCTTCCTCGAAGCGGTCGAGCTCTACACGCAGGTCGAAGGCACCGATATCTGGTCCGCACTGGAAAAGTCGCCGACGGCGCGCCAGGCGGTCGAGCGCTTCCTGCGCCAGACGGCCAAGGCCTATTCGCAAACCGATCGTCCGCAAGGCTGTCTGATCGCACTCGGCGCGCTGCATCAGGACTCAAGCCGCGGCGCCATCTGCGACGACCTGCGCCGCCGTCGCGCCGAAAACCGCGCAGCCTTGCTGAGACGGCTGAAACGCGGCGTGGCGGAAGGCGAATTGCCGGAAAATTTCGACTGCCGCACGGCTGCGACCTTCTATGCGACCGTCCAGCACGGCATGTCGATCCAGGCGCGCGACGGCGCATCGCGCACCGCCCTTCTGGCGACGGTGGCCGGGGCCATGGCGGCGTGGAAGGTGATGGCCGGCACGGACGCGGCATGA
- the mobA gene encoding molybdenum cofactor guanylyltransferase MobA codes for MTKEIAGVILAGGQSRRMGGGDKGLLALGGGSLLDHVVARFAPQVGPLVLSANGDPARFAGVGLPVFADTVKGHAGPLAGILTGLEWAAANTTCEALVTAAGDTPFLPENLVERLAAAVDERPGAIAVACSGGKRHPTFALWPLGLHQALRRFLVDEDIRRVSAFIDRHDFFDVEFPMLTSGGHLHDPFFNINTSDDLVRAERLLQTMEP; via the coding sequence ATGACTAAAGAGATTGCCGGCGTCATTCTGGCCGGTGGCCAGTCGCGGCGAATGGGCGGCGGCGACAAGGGCCTGCTTGCGCTTGGCGGCGGCAGCCTGCTGGACCATGTCGTTGCGCGCTTTGCTCCGCAGGTCGGTCCGCTGGTGCTCAGCGCCAATGGCGACCCGGCACGGTTTGCCGGGGTCGGGCTTCCGGTGTTTGCCGATACGGTGAAAGGTCATGCCGGACCGCTCGCCGGGATCCTGACCGGCCTCGAATGGGCTGCCGCGAATACGACTTGCGAGGCCCTTGTCACGGCTGCGGGCGATACACCGTTCCTGCCCGAAAATCTGGTTGAACGGCTGGCCGCGGCGGTCGACGAACGTCCCGGCGCGATCGCCGTCGCCTGTTCCGGCGGCAAACGGCATCCGACATTCGCGCTCTGGCCGCTGGGGCTCCACCAGGCTCTGCGGCGTTTTCTGGTCGATGAGGATATCAGGCGGGTTTCCGCTTTTATCGACCGGCATGACTTTTTCGATGTGGAATTCCCGATGTTGACCTCGGGAGGCCATCTGCACGACCCCTTCTTCAACATCAATACTTCAGACGACCTTGTTCGGGCCGAACGTCTGTTGCAGACCATGGAGCCATGA
- a CDS encoding ABC transporter substrate-binding protein: protein MRTALRIALAASAALLTLGVAQAQEKTLRIGTEGAYPPFNNLTADGQLVGFDIDIAKALCGEMKVKCTFVAQDWDGIIPALQAGKFDAIVASMSITPERAEKVDFTNKYYNTPPAIAAPKDSDIKGVTKEDLAGKTIGVQASTTHFNYSTKAYTDSTIKPYPTAQEYQLDLANGRVDAVNDDITVLEGWLATPDGACCKLIGSITPDIEIHGPGAGIAVRKGETELVNQFNKAIDAIRANGKYKEINDKYFKYDVYGGES from the coding sequence ATGCGTACTGCACTGCGTATTGCGCTCGCCGCATCGGCCGCGCTGCTGACATTGGGTGTTGCCCAGGCTCAGGAGAAAACTTTGAGGATCGGCACGGAGGGAGCCTATCCGCCGTTCAACAACCTGACCGCTGATGGCCAGCTCGTGGGCTTCGATATCGATATCGCCAAGGCGCTTTGCGGCGAGATGAAGGTGAAATGCACTTTCGTCGCGCAGGATTGGGACGGCATTATCCCGGCGCTTCAGGCCGGCAAGTTCGACGCCATCGTCGCCTCGATGTCGATCACGCCGGAGCGTGCCGAGAAGGTCGACTTCACCAACAAATACTACAACACGCCGCCGGCGATCGCCGCGCCCAAGGACAGCGACATCAAGGGCGTGACCAAGGAAGATCTCGCCGGCAAGACGATCGGCGTGCAGGCGTCCACCACCCACTTCAATTATTCAACCAAGGCTTATACCGACAGTACAATCAAGCCGTACCCGACCGCCCAGGAATATCAGCTCGATCTCGCCAATGGCCGCGTTGATGCGGTCAATGACGATATCACTGTTCTCGAAGGCTGGCTTGCCACGCCGGACGGCGCCTGCTGCAAGCTGATCGGTTCGATCACGCCCGACATCGAGATCCATGGTCCGGGCGCCGGCATCGCGGTACGCAAGGGCGAGACCGAACTGGTCAATCAATTCAATAAGGCGATCGACGCCATCCGCGCCAACGGAAAGTACAAGGAAATCAACGACAAGTACTTCAAGTACGACGTCTACGGCGGCGAGTCCTAA
- a CDS encoding alpha/beta hydrolase, with the protein MASFGLKVIRSVFAAAEHVAPRLTGRAAFELFCRTPNANVLSDGERRAVDRAAGFMAEARHHRLKTKNGCVMVHEFRPEPGRRAAGTVLVIHGWRSRTEYMRTLIEAYRDAGYKVVSLDLPGHGQSQGRRLTLVSAVEAARLTGEWFGPFVAVVGHSFGGAVAANAVVGSVKNIPPLAAERLVLIAAPSSLPAIFNDFSRMLSVGPRSQAAMADRVERIAGRPLHEFTGDRQLASTPVPTLVIHAPDDREVSADHARLYAGAGDHVRLYWADGLGHRRILADRGVVERAIGFVAEHREPSLLH; encoded by the coding sequence ATGGCATCATTTGGATTGAAGGTCATCCGGAGCGTGTTTGCTGCCGCCGAACACGTGGCTCCTCGCCTTACAGGGCGCGCGGCGTTCGAACTGTTCTGCCGCACGCCGAACGCCAACGTTCTCAGCGACGGCGAGCGACGCGCCGTCGACCGCGCCGCCGGCTTCATGGCCGAGGCGCGCCATCATCGGCTGAAGACCAAAAACGGGTGCGTCATGGTGCATGAATTCAGGCCAGAGCCGGGCAGGCGGGCCGCCGGCACGGTGCTCGTCATCCATGGCTGGCGTTCGCGCACCGAATATATGCGCACGCTGATCGAAGCCTATCGTGACGCCGGTTATAAGGTTGTCTCGCTCGACCTGCCGGGCCACGGCCAATCGCAGGGCCGCCGGCTCACACTGGTCAGCGCTGTCGAAGCCGCACGGCTGACCGGCGAATGGTTCGGCCCGTTCGTGGCGGTCGTCGGCCATTCCTTCGGCGGTGCCGTCGCCGCCAATGCCGTCGTCGGTTCGGTCAAGAACATTCCGCCACTGGCGGCCGAGCGGCTGGTGCTGATCGCGGCGCCGAGCTCCCTGCCGGCGATCTTCAATGATTTCAGCCGCATGCTCAGTGTCGGCCCACGCTCGCAGGCCGCAATGGCCGACCGCGTCGAACGCATCGCCGGCCGACCGCTGCACGAATTCACCGGCGACCGCCAGCTTGCCAGCACGCCGGTGCCAACGCTGGTCATCCATGCGCCAGACGACCGCGAAGTGTCCGCCGACCATGCAAGGCTCTATGCCGGCGCCGGCGACCATGTGCGGCTTTACTGGGCCGATGGGCTCGGCCATCGCCGCATTCTCGCCGATAGGGGCGTGGTCGAGCGTGCGATCGGTTTCGTCGCCGAACACCGGGAACCGTCGCTGCTGCATTGA
- a CDS encoding ABC transporter permease produces MSAAAADVATKVEKPPAIPRGWSRQRVLGYALVGLWIVLGIGMIVYLVEAWNSELFQKYAPGYISGLGVTLTLVAVSIVLGAVLSVPVAYARMSRNRILSSVAYAYVYFFRGTPLLTQVFLIYYGVGSFRPALEAVGLWGFFREAWYCAIFSFTLNTAAYQAEILRGAIESVPRGQWEGAASLGLHKLQTLRKVILPQALIVALRPYGNEIILMIKGSAIVALITVYDLMGITKLTYSRTFDFQSYIWAAIIYLIIVEILRHAVEWIERRITIHLHR; encoded by the coding sequence ATGAGTGCGGCAGCGGCCGACGTGGCGACCAAGGTCGAAAAACCGCCAGCAATCCCGCGCGGCTGGTCCCGGCAACGTGTATTGGGATATGCGTTGGTCGGTCTCTGGATCGTGCTCGGCATCGGCATGATTGTATACTTGGTCGAGGCTTGGAATTCCGAACTCTTCCAAAAATACGCCCCGGGCTACATCTCTGGCCTTGGCGTGACGCTCACGCTTGTCGCTGTGTCGATCGTGTTGGGAGCCGTCCTTTCAGTTCCTGTCGCCTACGCGCGGATGTCCAGGAACCGGATCCTGTCCAGCGTTGCCTACGCTTATGTCTATTTCTTTCGCGGCACTCCGCTTTTGACACAAGTCTTTCTTATCTACTATGGAGTGGGTTCGTTTCGACCGGCACTTGAAGCTGTCGGCCTGTGGGGCTTTTTTCGTGAAGCCTGGTACTGCGCCATTTTCTCGTTCACCCTCAATACAGCAGCCTATCAGGCTGAGATCCTGCGCGGCGCTATCGAGAGCGTCCCCAGAGGTCAGTGGGAAGGCGCTGCCTCGCTTGGCCTGCACAAACTGCAAACACTGCGCAAGGTCATCCTGCCACAGGCGCTGATCGTGGCGCTGCGTCCCTATGGCAACGAGATCATCCTGATGATCAAAGGCTCCGCCATCGTGGCCCTCATCACCGTCTATGATCTGATGGGCATTACGAAGCTCACCTATTCGCGCACTTTCGACTTCCAGTCCTATATCTGGGCGGCGATCATCTATCTGATCATTGTCGAGATACTCCGCCACGCGGTCGAGTGGATAGAACGGCGCATTACCATACATCTGCACCGCTGA
- a CDS encoding gamma-butyrobetaine hydroxylase-like domain-containing protein, translating to MTAPKELRVSKDRRLLTVTFPDHQPFELPAELLRVASPSAEVQGHSPEQRVTVPGKRNVAILKIEPVGNYAVRITFDDFHDTGIFTWNYLHTLGHEKDARWAAYLAELEEKGLSRDR from the coding sequence ATGACGGCGCCGAAGGAACTCAGGGTCTCGAAGGACCGCAGGCTGCTTACCGTGACATTCCCGGACCATCAGCCATTCGAACTGCCGGCGGAGCTGCTGCGGGTGGCCTCGCCATCGGCCGAAGTGCAGGGACATTCGCCCGAACAGCGCGTGACCGTTCCCGGCAAGCGCAACGTTGCGATCCTGAAGATCGAGCCGGTCGGCAACTATGCCGTACGCATCACCTTCGACGATTTTCACGATACCGGCATCTTCACCTGGAATTACCTGCATACGCTGGGTCATGAGAAGGACGCACGCTGGGCCGCCTATCTCGCCGAGCTGGAAGAGAAGGGGCTAAGCCGCGATCGTTGA
- a CDS encoding nuclear transport factor 2 family protein: protein MDKPQGRRVAMELLENMFEAEMRFLQSGSESLDMLASAFHAEVVVHEPQSLPYAGDWNGLDGVGALFRKMREIWSDVTVESLQAAQNDDMVFMSCTLSLTSRANGATIKQPFAEVLRFKDDRLIEGTPFYYDTSEILAILR from the coding sequence ATGGATAAACCTCAAGGACGACGCGTCGCCATGGAACTTCTTGAAAATATGTTCGAGGCTGAAATGCGCTTCCTGCAATCAGGGTCGGAGAGCCTCGATATGCTTGCCAGCGCATTTCACGCGGAAGTTGTCGTGCATGAGCCGCAGTCCCTGCCCTATGCCGGTGACTGGAATGGCCTCGACGGCGTTGGCGCCCTTTTCCGCAAGATGCGGGAAATCTGGAGCGACGTGACCGTAGAGAGCCTTCAAGCTGCCCAAAACGATGACATGGTATTCATGAGCTGCACACTTTCGCTGACATCGCGGGCCAATGGTGCAACCATCAAACAGCCGTTTGCCGAAGTCTTGCGCTTCAAGGATGACCGGCTGATCGAAGGCACGCCGTTTTATTACGACACCAGCGAAATACTGGCGATCCTGCGTTGA
- a CDS encoding ABC transporter permease — protein MQSVWTLLSWGPEGWLDDIAYGVFITVSLAAATLPVGLVIGFLVALAKQSNEPSLRLAGNIYTTIFRGLPELLTLFMIFYGAQIGIQQLMRLYDPTAAVEVNAFVSGMIALGVVFSSYASEVFLSAFRAIPKGQYEGGYSVGLSGWQTMRLVVLPQLIRIALPGLANLWLILLKDTALVSAIGLADILRQAGVAARVTKHAFLFFGVAALIYLLLAVISSFGINAIERRVGRQQVQR, from the coding sequence ATGCAAAGCGTTTGGACGCTGCTCAGTTGGGGACCCGAAGGCTGGCTCGACGACATCGCCTATGGTGTTTTCATCACCGTTTCGCTTGCAGCCGCGACCCTGCCTGTCGGTCTGGTGATCGGCTTCCTGGTCGCACTGGCCAAGCAATCCAACGAGCCGTCGCTGCGGCTGGCCGGCAATATTTACACCACGATCTTTCGTGGATTGCCCGAGCTGCTGACCCTGTTCATGATCTTTTACGGCGCGCAAATCGGCATCCAGCAATTGATGCGTCTGTATGACCCGACCGCTGCGGTCGAAGTGAACGCATTTGTTTCCGGCATGATCGCGCTCGGCGTCGTCTTCTCGTCCTATGCCAGCGAGGTCTTCCTCTCCGCGTTCCGCGCCATTCCGAAGGGACAGTATGAGGGCGGCTATTCGGTTGGCCTGTCGGGCTGGCAGACGATGCGACTGGTGGTGCTGCCGCAGCTTATCCGTATTGCCCTGCCGGGTCTTGCCAATCTGTGGCTCATCCTCCTCAAGGATACAGCGCTGGTATCCGCCATCGGTCTTGCCGACATATTGCGGCAAGCGGGCGTCGCCGCCCGCGTCACCAAGCATGCATTCCTGTTTTTTGGGGTCGCTGCTCTTATCTATCTGCTCCTCGCCGTCATCTCGTCCTTCGGCATCAATGCCATTGAACGCAGGGTTGGCCGACAACAGGTGCAACGATGA